The following are from one region of the Georgenia sp. M64 genome:
- a CDS encoding MFS transporter — protein MTSFPSARVRDALPWLVVVGIVLVAFNLRGPIVAPALVVGQIQDEVGLSTTVAGLITGLPVLFFALATPLATSLIRRVGPELAVVTGLLGVLLGTAVRSAGGAATVLIGTAIIGVAITVGNIVVPVIIRRDVPWRHASAVTGTYTAALNVGSMITSLGTAPLAAAVGWRWALLAWGGFAVVGMAFWLLLTRRRRAAAGTASAEEPAQPAPGTVSRIGWWLVLAFAGQAFSYYAVTAWLPTLLADGPGLDRSAAGAISAVFQVAAVVGAFGVPVLATRTPPWVPFAAVGLLWSALPVGLLAAPEAYVLWSFVGGVAQGGGFTAIFSIIARVTRTDRETASISARVQTGGYLAATLGPPVAGALYSATGGWTASLLVVLAATILYSAGGILAARLVPRRPGGGLGEVPG, from the coding sequence GTGACGTCCTTTCCCAGCGCCCGCGTCAGGGACGCGCTGCCGTGGCTGGTGGTGGTCGGCATCGTGCTGGTGGCGTTCAACCTGCGCGGACCGATCGTGGCCCCGGCGCTGGTCGTCGGGCAGATCCAGGACGAGGTGGGACTCTCGACCACGGTCGCCGGTCTCATCACCGGGCTGCCCGTGCTGTTCTTCGCCCTCGCCACGCCGCTGGCCACGTCGCTCATCCGGCGCGTGGGTCCCGAGCTCGCCGTCGTCACCGGCCTGCTCGGCGTGCTGCTCGGGACCGCGGTGCGCTCCGCCGGGGGCGCGGCGACCGTCCTGATCGGCACGGCGATCATCGGCGTCGCCATCACCGTGGGCAACATCGTCGTCCCTGTGATCATCCGGCGTGACGTCCCGTGGCGGCACGCGTCCGCGGTGACGGGGACGTACACGGCAGCGCTGAACGTCGGCTCGATGATCACCTCCCTGGGCACCGCGCCGCTCGCCGCGGCGGTGGGCTGGCGCTGGGCGCTCCTGGCGTGGGGCGGCTTCGCCGTCGTCGGGATGGCGTTCTGGCTCCTGCTCACCCGGCGCCGCCGCGCCGCGGCGGGGACGGCGTCGGCGGAAGAACCGGCCCAGCCGGCGCCGGGCACCGTCAGCCGCATCGGCTGGTGGCTGGTGCTCGCGTTCGCCGGCCAGGCGTTCTCGTACTACGCGGTCACCGCGTGGCTGCCGACGCTGCTCGCGGACGGCCCCGGGCTGGACCGGTCGGCGGCGGGCGCGATCTCCGCGGTCTTCCAGGTCGCCGCGGTGGTGGGCGCCTTCGGGGTGCCGGTGCTCGCCACGCGGACACCGCCGTGGGTGCCCTTCGCCGCCGTCGGGCTGCTGTGGTCCGCCCTGCCGGTCGGGCTGCTCGCGGCGCCCGAGGCCTACGTCCTGTGGTCCTTCGTGGGCGGCGTCGCGCAGGGAGGCGGGTTCACCGCGATCTTCTCGATCATCGCCCGGGTCACGCGGACCGACCGGGAGACGGCGTCGATCTCCGCCCGCGTGCAGACCGGCGGGTACCTGGCCGCGACGCTCGGCCCACCGGTCGCCGGGGCGCTGTACTCGGCGACCGGTGGGTGGACGGCGTCGCTGCTCGTGGTCCTCGCCGCGACGATCCTCTACAGCGCGGGCGGGATCCTCGCCGCGCGCCTCGTGCCGAGGCGGCCGGGCGGCGGGCTGGGCGAGGTCCCTGGCTGA
- a CDS encoding ABC transporter permease has product MTWWTGTRLVAGRAIRENLRSRTFKIVTAFLLLLSVAAVLLPQLLGQDERAFTLATAGEVPAGVAATLDASARAAELEVDYLAAADDDAVRLAVEEGDADAGLADDVLYTAQPGGIFPALVGQAAVAAELAERLGAAGLDPEEIAGVQSVVPPEQVGVGGVEDADRAGVGFIVGIVLYLAVTFAGSAIATAVATEKSTRISEVLLAVLRPSQVMVGTVLAVGAVTFGQLLLLATPLAVAVRVTDAVGLPPVATTDIALGVVWFVLGFATYAFLFAAAGSLVDKLSDLSASITPITIVLVAGYMVGVTVATTDSEGAASVAASIFPLSAPLVMPIRWSVGEVPAYQLALAMVLSAATAALLAAFASRVYSRALLVTGRRARLRDVVGRGATG; this is encoded by the coding sequence ATGACGTGGTGGACGGGCACGCGGCTGGTCGCCGGGCGGGCGATCCGGGAGAACCTGCGCTCGCGGACGTTCAAGATCGTCACGGCCTTCCTCCTCCTGCTCTCCGTGGCCGCGGTCCTCCTGCCCCAGCTCCTCGGCCAGGACGAGCGCGCCTTCACCCTCGCCACCGCCGGGGAGGTCCCGGCCGGGGTGGCCGCCACCCTCGACGCCTCGGCGCGGGCCGCGGAACTCGAGGTGGACTACCTCGCCGCGGCGGACGACGACGCCGTGCGGCTCGCGGTCGAGGAGGGCGACGCCGACGCCGGGCTCGCCGACGACGTGCTCTACACCGCCCAGCCCGGCGGCATCTTCCCGGCCCTGGTGGGCCAGGCGGCGGTCGCCGCCGAGCTGGCCGAACGGCTCGGCGCCGCCGGGCTGGACCCCGAGGAGATCGCCGGGGTGCAGTCGGTCGTCCCGCCCGAACAGGTGGGCGTCGGCGGCGTGGAGGACGCCGACCGGGCCGGGGTGGGGTTCATCGTCGGGATCGTCCTCTACCTGGCGGTCACCTTCGCCGGGAGCGCCATCGCCACCGCGGTGGCGACGGAGAAGTCGACCCGGATCTCCGAGGTGCTCCTCGCCGTCCTGCGGCCCAGCCAGGTGATGGTCGGGACCGTGCTGGCGGTCGGGGCCGTGACGTTCGGCCAGCTCCTCCTGCTCGCCACCCCGCTCGCCGTGGCCGTGCGGGTCACCGACGCGGTCGGGCTGCCGCCGGTCGCCACCACGGACATCGCGCTCGGCGTGGTCTGGTTCGTGCTCGGCTTCGCCACCTACGCGTTCCTCTTCGCCGCGGCCGGCTCGCTCGTGGACAAGCTCAGCGACCTCAGCGCGAGCATCACCCCGATCACCATCGTGCTCGTCGCCGGGTACATGGTGGGCGTGACGGTCGCGACGACCGACAGCGAGGGCGCCGCGAGCGTCGCCGCGTCGATCTTCCCGCTCAGCGCGCCGCTGGTCATGCCGATCCGCTGGAGCGTGGGAGAGGTGCCGGCCTACCAGCTCGCCCTGGCCATGGTGCTGAGCGCGGCGACGGCGGCGCTGCTGGCCGCGTTCGCCTCGCGCGTCTACAGCCGGGCGCTGCTCGTCACCGGGCGACGGGCCCGCCTGCGCGACGTCGTGGGCCGGGGCGCGACCGGCTGA
- a CDS encoding S49 family peptidase, with protein MPHLPALLRLAVGRDGAAPAPDWVVLDLHGSYPAHRSADPVQAVLHRSESLEGLTARLERIADADWVTGVLVRVTGLTAGLATSDAIGRALGRLDAGKRVVVYLPHVSMRTLLVGARVREVVAPESAEVMVPGFAAERTFYGSFLSRHGIAFENLRIREYKSALTRFSEDHMDSHDREQLTAYLDSAERTWLTTLHGARQVDGDVARRWFDPDEDLPRTWFAEELTNATQLLETGLLTRVAYDDEIVTPVEQHWGRALELVLGELGERRAARKADGVTVVPVIGPIVSGRSRPTPPVPFLPGPTAGADTVVAALRKADRDERTRAIVLYVDSPGGSALASDLVCRAVERCTKPVVAVMGEVAGSGGYYVLARADHVVASPFTLTGSIGVVVGKPVLTQLNERHGLNPEVVGREEALFDSPNRPFSDAGRAWAERMMHEVYDRFVDRVAAGRGLTRERVDEIGRGRIWSGADAVELGLVDELGDLDAGVAAARRLAGLPDDAPVRAAGGGFTLPGTPTFGKDPARPLAGLWPFGQERVLTWMDETVTIR; from the coding sequence ATGCCGCACCTGCCCGCCCTCCTCCGCCTCGCCGTCGGCCGCGACGGCGCGGCCCCCGCGCCGGACTGGGTGGTGCTCGACCTCCACGGCAGCTACCCCGCGCACCGCTCCGCCGACCCGGTCCAGGCCGTCCTCCACCGCTCGGAGTCCCTCGAGGGGCTCACGGCCCGGCTCGAGCGGATCGCCGACGCCGACTGGGTCACCGGGGTCCTCGTCCGCGTCACCGGCCTCACCGCGGGGCTGGCCACCTCCGACGCGATCGGCCGCGCGCTGGGCCGCCTCGACGCCGGCAAGCGGGTCGTCGTCTACCTCCCGCACGTGTCGATGCGCACCCTCCTCGTGGGGGCGCGGGTGAGGGAGGTCGTGGCGCCGGAGTCCGCTGAGGTCATGGTGCCGGGGTTCGCCGCCGAGCGGACCTTCTACGGCTCCTTCCTCTCCCGGCACGGGATCGCCTTCGAGAACCTGCGCATCCGCGAGTACAAGTCGGCGCTCACCCGGTTCTCCGAGGACCACATGGACAGCCACGACCGTGAGCAGCTCACCGCCTACCTCGACTCCGCCGAGCGGACGTGGCTGACCACCCTCCACGGCGCCCGGCAGGTCGACGGCGACGTCGCCCGGCGGTGGTTCGACCCCGACGAGGACCTTCCCCGGACCTGGTTCGCCGAGGAGCTCACGAACGCCACGCAGCTCCTCGAGACCGGACTGCTCACGCGTGTCGCCTACGACGACGAGATCGTCACGCCGGTCGAGCAGCACTGGGGCCGCGCCCTGGAGCTCGTGCTCGGCGAGCTCGGCGAGAGGAGGGCGGCCAGGAAGGCCGACGGCGTCACGGTCGTCCCCGTCATCGGCCCCATCGTCTCGGGCCGCAGCAGACCCACCCCGCCCGTGCCGTTCCTGCCCGGCCCGACCGCCGGCGCGGACACGGTCGTCGCCGCCCTGCGCAAGGCCGACCGGGACGAGCGGACGAGGGCGATCGTGCTCTACGTGGACTCACCGGGCGGGTCCGCCCTCGCCTCCGACCTCGTCTGCAGGGCGGTGGAGCGGTGCACCAAGCCGGTCGTCGCGGTCATGGGCGAGGTCGCGGGCTCGGGCGGCTACTACGTCCTCGCCCGGGCCGACCACGTCGTGGCGAGCCCCTTCACCCTCACCGGCAGCATCGGTGTGGTCGTGGGCAAGCCCGTCCTCACCCAGCTCAACGAGCGGCACGGCCTCAACCCCGAGGTCGTCGGGCGCGAGGAGGCCCTCTTCGACAGCCCCAACCGGCCCTTCTCCGACGCCGGGCGCGCCTGGGCCGAGCGGATGATGCACGAGGTGTACGACCGGTTCGTCGACCGGGTCGCCGCCGGCCGAGGGCTCACCCGCGAGCGGGTGGACGAGATCGGCCGGGGCCGGATCTGGAGCGGCGCCGACGCCGTCGAGCTGGGTCTGGTGGACGAGCTCGGCGACCTCGACGCGGGCGTGGCCGCGGCCCGCCGCCTGGCCGGGCTGCCGGACGACGCACCGGTGCGCGCGGCCGGGGGCGGGTTCACCCTCCCCGGCACCCCCACGTTCGGCAAGGACCCGGCGCGCCCCCTGGCCGGGCTGTGGCCGTTCGGCCAGGAGCGGGTCCTGACATGGATGGACGAGACCGTCACGATCCGCTGA
- a CDS encoding SDR family NAD(P)-dependent oxidoreductase, with amino-acid sequence MSQITPGRFTGKTAVVTGAGSGIGRATAVRLAQEGARVIATDVVAERLESLAAELADADVTTVVADVSDEDGVAAVVDAAGGRVDCLANVAGIMDKFLTAHEIDDATWERVMAVNVTAVMRLTRAVLPLMLGAGRGSIVTVGSEAGLRGSSAGVAYTTSKHAVVGFTKSCSVLYAPKGIRVNLVAPGAVRTNIEAPMASQFAAERLGPLMQVVIPPIAEPEHLAAAITWLLSDDSANVTGAILPSDGGWSAL; translated from the coding sequence ATGTCGCAGATCACTCCCGGCCGCTTCACCGGCAAGACCGCCGTCGTCACCGGCGCCGGGTCGGGCATCGGGCGGGCCACCGCCGTCCGGCTCGCCCAGGAGGGCGCCCGTGTCATCGCCACCGACGTCGTCGCGGAGCGCCTGGAGAGCCTCGCGGCCGAGCTCGCCGACGCCGATGTCACCACCGTCGTCGCCGACGTCTCGGACGAGGACGGCGTCGCCGCGGTCGTCGATGCGGCCGGCGGGCGCGTGGACTGCCTGGCCAACGTGGCCGGGATCATGGACAAGTTCCTCACCGCCCACGAGATCGACGACGCCACCTGGGAGCGCGTCATGGCGGTCAACGTCACCGCGGTCATGCGTCTGACCCGGGCCGTGCTGCCGCTCATGCTCGGTGCCGGCAGGGGCTCCATCGTCACGGTCGGCTCCGAGGCCGGCCTGCGCGGCTCCTCCGCCGGCGTCGCCTACACGACGTCGAAGCACGCCGTCGTCGGCTTCACCAAGAGCTGCTCCGTGCTCTACGCACCCAAGGGGATCCGGGTGAACCTCGTCGCCCCGGGCGCCGTGCGGACGAACATCGAGGCCCCGATGGCCTCGCAGTTCGCCGCCGAGCGCCTGGGACCGCTCATGCAGGTGGTCATCCCGCCGATCGCCGAGCCGGAGCACCTCGCCGCGGCCATCACGTGGCTGCTGAGCGACGACTCCGCCAACGTCACCGGCGCGATCCTGCCCTCCGACGGCGGGTGGTCGGCCCTGTAG
- a CDS encoding SpoIIE family protein phosphatase — protein MINRDERNGATELDALFRSRALGIGRGVDGVLVDANDELLRIIGRDRDELAEGISGRGLTTARDVERAAASLADLDRDGATSYMRDLERPDGTSIPVLVAIVTTAGPGLRWIAVVVDLSRDERLRTLATAEAAIVATLLDDAPIGFTFISPDLRFLRVNREMAAMNGFSVAEHEGVAVFDLLPELRETAEPVLRRVLETGEGLRDVEIVGETPAVPGEVRVWRESFFPVRVPDGPVMGVAAVARDETEVHRLRRELTATLARQRSALERLQTDLMPGRLPEHPSLGFAARYLSAAEEVRLGGDWFDIVHAADGRLVLSAGDAVGHGVEAVGLMARVSAAVRAYAWQGHGPAQILAHLDGLLRSPDSEGAASAVVVLLDPVTGELEYAGAGHPYPVLCTPGEAPRLLRGAQGPLLGFGGGRAYRSGTAHLAPGGALLLFTDGLVERRGEVLSTGLDRLLDAVGRAPAGAQKVLDAALARCLGDRAPEDDVCVLAVSRRA, from the coding sequence GTGATCAACCGCGACGAACGGAACGGGGCCACCGAGCTCGACGCCCTCTTCCGCTCCCGGGCGCTCGGCATCGGCCGGGGCGTCGACGGGGTGCTCGTCGACGCCAACGACGAGCTGCTGCGGATCATCGGGCGCGACCGCGACGAGCTGGCCGAGGGGATCTCCGGGCGCGGCCTCACCACCGCGCGGGACGTCGAGCGCGCGGCCGCGTCCCTGGCCGACCTCGACCGCGACGGCGCCACCAGCTACATGAGGGACCTCGAGCGCCCCGACGGCACGTCGATCCCGGTGCTGGTGGCCATCGTCACGACCGCCGGCCCCGGGCTGCGCTGGATCGCCGTCGTCGTCGACCTCAGCCGCGACGAGCGGCTGCGCACCCTGGCGACGGCCGAGGCGGCGATCGTCGCGACCCTCCTCGACGACGCCCCGATCGGCTTCACCTTCATCAGCCCCGACCTGCGCTTCCTGCGCGTCAACCGCGAGATGGCCGCGATGAACGGCTTCAGCGTGGCCGAGCACGAGGGCGTCGCGGTGTTCGACCTGCTGCCCGAGCTGCGCGAGACCGCCGAGCCGGTGCTGCGACGCGTCCTCGAGACGGGCGAGGGCCTGCGCGACGTCGAGATCGTCGGGGAGACGCCCGCGGTGCCGGGCGAGGTGCGGGTGTGGCGCGAGTCCTTCTTCCCGGTGCGGGTGCCGGACGGGCCGGTGATGGGGGTGGCGGCCGTCGCCCGCGACGAGACGGAGGTCCACCGGCTGCGCCGCGAGCTGACCGCGACCCTCGCCCGGCAACGCAGCGCCCTCGAGCGGCTCCAGACCGACCTCATGCCCGGCCGGCTGCCCGAGCACCCCTCGCTCGGCTTCGCGGCGCGGTACCTCTCGGCCGCGGAGGAGGTCCGCCTCGGCGGTGACTGGTTCGACATCGTCCACGCCGCCGACGGCCGGCTCGTCCTCTCCGCCGGGGACGCGGTCGGCCACGGGGTGGAGGCGGTGGGGCTGATGGCCCGGGTCAGCGCGGCGGTCCGGGCGTACGCCTGGCAGGGCCACGGCCCCGCGCAGATCCTCGCCCACCTCGACGGCCTCCTGCGCAGCCCCGACTCCGAGGGGGCGGCCAGCGCCGTCGTCGTCCTCCTGGACCCGGTGACCGGCGAGCTGGAGTACGCCGGCGCCGGTCACCCCTACCCCGTCCTGTGCACCCCCGGCGAGGCACCGCGCCTGCTGCGCGGCGCCCAGGGGCCGCTGCTCGGTTTCGGCGGCGGGCGGGCGTACCGCTCCGGCACCGCACACCTGGCCCCCGGCGGCGCCCTGCTGCTGTTCACCGACGGTCTGGTCGAGCGCCGCGGCGAGGTGCTCTCCACCGGCCTCGACCGGCTCCTGGACGCCGTCGGCCGCGCACCCGCCGGTGCGCAGAAGGTCCTCGACGCCGCCCTCGCCCGCTGCCTGGGGGACCGGGCGCCCGAGGACGACGTGTGCGTCCTCGCCGTCAGCCGCCGGGCGTAG
- a CDS encoding NAD(P)H-dependent oxidoreductase yields MTKIAIITGSVRPGRQSLNVATWVKSIADRRDDATFEVVDIADFNLPLWQEPMSPSWGPAESAEGRAWSARMAEFDGYVFVVPEYNHSVTGALKNALDYLKPEVANKAAAFVSYGAAGGARAVEHLRGIVAEMEIAHVRNTVMMSLFTDFENFSTFTPTEQAVASVAPMLDQLLPWTRAMEAVRAGDFAPVGANA; encoded by the coding sequence ATGACGAAGATCGCCATCATCACCGGCAGCGTCCGTCCCGGCCGGCAGAGCCTGAACGTCGCCACCTGGGTCAAGTCGATCGCCGACCGGCGCGACGACGCCACGTTCGAGGTCGTCGACATCGCCGACTTCAACCTGCCGCTGTGGCAGGAGCCCATGTCCCCGTCGTGGGGTCCCGCGGAGTCGGCCGAGGGCCGGGCGTGGTCGGCGAGGATGGCCGAGTTCGACGGCTACGTCTTCGTCGTCCCCGAGTACAACCACTCCGTGACCGGCGCCCTGAAGAACGCCCTGGACTACCTCAAGCCCGAGGTTGCCAACAAGGCTGCCGCGTTCGTCTCCTACGGCGCCGCCGGCGGCGCCCGGGCGGTGGAGCACCTGCGCGGGATCGTCGCGGAGATGGAGATCGCCCACGTGCGCAACACCGTGATGATGTCCCTGTTCACCGACTTCGAGAACTTCTCGACGTTCACCCCCACCGAGCAGGCCGTCGCCTCGGTCGCCCCGATGCTCGACCAGCTCCTGCCCTGGACCAGGGCCATGGAGGCCGTGCGGGCGGGCGACTTCGCCCCGGTCGGCGCCAACGCCTGA
- a CDS encoding SDR family NAD(P)-dependent oxidoreductase has protein sequence MRTIVITGASDGIGAAAARRLAADGDQVVVVGRSPDKTAAVAAELDAPFHVADFARLAEVHSLAERLAGDHARIDVLVNNAGGIMGERELTEDGFEKTLQVNHLAPFLLTNLLMDRLLTSRATVVNTSSVAARLFGRMDLDDLDNHRRYTPEKAYGDAKLANILFTRELHRRLNARGLAAAAFHPGGVATNFADGSTSAMRLVYRTPLRHVFLMSPDRGARTLLWLLAHGSRWQPGEYYEKKKVARTNPQADDADLARGLWERSAEMVRVPAV, from the coding sequence GTGCGCACCATCGTCATCACCGGCGCCAGCGACGGCATCGGCGCCGCCGCGGCCCGCCGGCTCGCTGCCGACGGCGACCAGGTCGTGGTCGTCGGCCGCTCACCGGACAAGACGGCGGCCGTGGCCGCCGAGCTCGACGCCCCCTTCCACGTGGCCGACTTCGCCCGCCTCGCCGAGGTGCACAGCCTGGCCGAGCGTCTCGCCGGCGACCACGCCCGCATCGACGTCCTCGTCAACAACGCCGGCGGCATCATGGGGGAGCGGGAGCTCACCGAGGACGGGTTCGAGAAGACCCTCCAGGTCAACCACCTCGCACCCTTCCTCCTCACCAACCTCCTCATGGACCGGCTCCTCACGAGCCGGGCCACGGTCGTCAACACCTCGAGCGTCGCGGCACGTCTCTTCGGCCGGATGGACCTCGACGACCTCGACAACCACCGCCGGTACACCCCGGAGAAGGCCTACGGCGACGCCAAGCTCGCCAACATCCTCTTCACCCGGGAGCTGCACCGGCGCCTCAACGCCCGCGGGCTGGCCGCCGCCGCGTTCCACCCCGGCGGGGTGGCCACGAACTTCGCCGACGGCAGCACGAGCGCCATGCGGCTCGTCTACCGCACGCCGCTCCGGCACGTGTTCCTCATGAGTCCCGACCGCGGGGCCCGGACCCTGCTCTGGCTCCTCGCCCACGGCTCGCGGTGGCAGCCGGGGGAGTACTACGAGAAGAAGAAGGTCGCCCGCACCAACCCCCAGGCCGACGACGCCGACCTGGCGCGCGGCCTGTGGGAGCGCTCCGCGGAGATGGTGCGGGTTCCCGCGGTCTGA
- a CDS encoding asparaginase: protein MTETSMDRRTTLLTRALAPVLAAGVTAAVVAGAIGAPPAAVPAAVHATAGVVEPASIQSAAYTTAVSTARSTTPTVTVIGTGGTISAIADSRSSFTSYRSGRIAIEDLVAQISPEIGEVADVETIQFGNSGSSGYTIAQFHELTAVVEEALETSDGVVVTSGTDTMEEFAYWLDLTVQSRKPVVTTGAMRPWGALDENGEQVQVFGTDGPANLYNAIKLAASQATYCYGTVLMLNEEFHAARDVTKTSSYRADTFQSREFGVLGWIDGDNIKVGRAPARVETCDNPERWATPFDLSTIEASDLPRTEVVWGYQEAGGEAITAFAEAGVEGIVTAGTGAGGISSAQRAARTAAVADGVTFVSTTRTGSGSVYGGGEGVIAGDDLIPQKARLLLLLSLAFAPEDPAQVQEWVTTLGNPEFETTAPVAGTAPGQGKA, encoded by the coding sequence GTGACAGAGACATCGATGGACCGGCGCACCACCTTGCTGACCCGCGCGCTCGCGCCGGTCCTCGCCGCCGGTGTGACGGCGGCGGTCGTGGCCGGGGCGATCGGCGCGCCCCCCGCGGCCGTCCCGGCGGCCGTCCACGCGACGGCGGGAGTCGTGGAGCCGGCGTCGATCCAGAGCGCGGCCTACACCACGGCCGTCAGCACGGCGAGGTCCACGACGCCCACGGTCACCGTCATCGGGACCGGCGGCACGATCTCGGCGATCGCGGACTCGCGGAGCAGCTTCACGAGCTACCGGTCCGGCCGGATCGCCATCGAGGACCTCGTGGCGCAGATCAGCCCGGAGATCGGCGAGGTGGCCGACGTCGAGACGATCCAGTTCGGCAACAGCGGCTCCAGCGGCTACACGATCGCCCAGTTCCACGAGCTCACCGCCGTGGTGGAGGAGGCGCTGGAGACCTCCGACGGCGTCGTCGTCACGAGCGGCACGGACACGATGGAGGAGTTCGCCTACTGGCTCGACCTCACCGTCCAGAGCCGCAAGCCGGTCGTCACCACCGGTGCCATGCGTCCGTGGGGCGCGCTCGACGAGAACGGTGAGCAGGTGCAGGTCTTCGGCACCGACGGGCCGGCGAACCTCTACAACGCGATCAAGCTGGCGGCGAGCCAGGCCACCTACTGCTACGGCACGGTCCTCATGCTCAACGAGGAGTTCCACGCCGCCCGCGACGTCACCAAGACCAGCTCGTACCGCGCGGACACCTTCCAGTCGCGGGAGTTCGGTGTGCTCGGCTGGATCGACGGCGACAACATCAAGGTCGGCCGCGCCCCGGCGCGGGTCGAGACGTGCGACAACCCCGAGCGCTGGGCGACGCCGTTCGACCTGAGCACGATCGAGGCGAGCGACCTCCCGCGCACCGAGGTCGTCTGGGGCTACCAGGAGGCCGGCGGCGAGGCCATCACCGCCTTCGCCGAGGCCGGGGTCGAGGGCATCGTCACCGCGGGTACGGGTGCCGGCGGGATCAGCTCCGCCCAGCGGGCCGCACGCACGGCGGCCGTCGCGGACGGCGTGACGTTCGTGAGCACGACCCGGACCGGCTCGGGCTCGGTGTACGGCGGCGGTGAGGGTGTCATCGCCGGTGACGACCTGATCCCGCAGAAGGCCAGGCTGCTGCTCCTGCTCAGCCTCGCCTTCGCCCCGGAGGACCCGGCGCAGGTCCAGGAGTGGGTGACCACCCTGGGGAACCCGGAGTTCGAGACGACGGCGCCGGTGGCCGGCACGGCGCCCGGCCAGGGCAAGGCCTGA
- a CDS encoding ATP-binding cassette domain-containing protein, protein MGILGSGPTGSATGLGVHDVAHAFGARTALAGVSFSVVPGVITGLLGPNGAGKTTLLRVLLGVLTPDRGTVTHDGRAVDTEDRRSWGYMPQERGLYPAMPAGVQVVHFGRLHGLGRRDAVDRARTLLDELGLGERWTDRTDKLSGGMQQRLQLATALVHGPDVIVLDEPFAGLDPVAVENLSHTLRRRAAQGCVVLFSSHQLDLVQDLCEDIVMVDHGRTVLEGDVATLRTATGERQLRVLVRTEDRSWLGRVPGVVVVSDDADGLRLALSPGTDALAVLDAARAAGRVEDFGLDLPTLSHLFLRAAGREAS, encoded by the coding sequence ATGGGCATCCTGGGCTCCGGCCCCACCGGCAGCGCGACCGGGCTCGGCGTGCACGACGTCGCGCACGCGTTCGGCGCGCGCACCGCGCTCGCCGGGGTCTCCTTCAGCGTGGTCCCGGGCGTCATCACCGGGCTGCTCGGACCCAACGGCGCCGGCAAGACGACCCTCCTGCGGGTGCTCCTGGGCGTCCTGACCCCGGACCGCGGCACCGTCACCCACGACGGGCGCGCCGTCGACACCGAGGACCGGCGCAGCTGGGGCTACATGCCGCAGGAGCGCGGGCTCTACCCGGCCATGCCCGCCGGGGTGCAGGTGGTCCACTTCGGTCGCCTCCACGGCCTGGGCCGGCGTGACGCCGTCGACCGCGCGCGGACGCTTCTCGACGAGCTCGGGCTGGGCGAGCGCTGGACCGACCGCACCGACAAGCTCTCCGGCGGCATGCAGCAGCGTCTCCAGCTCGCGACCGCCCTCGTGCACGGGCCTGACGTCATCGTCCTGGACGAGCCGTTCGCCGGACTCGACCCGGTGGCGGTGGAGAACCTCTCCCACACGCTGCGCCGCCGCGCCGCGCAGGGGTGCGTCGTGCTGTTCTCCAGCCACCAGCTCGACCTCGTCCAGGACCTGTGCGAGGACATCGTCATGGTCGACCACGGCCGGACCGTGCTCGAGGGTGACGTCGCCACCCTGCGCACCGCCACCGGCGAACGACAGCTGCGCGTCCTCGTGCGCACCGAGGACCGCTCCTGGCTCGGCCGCGTCCCGGGGGTGGTGGTCGTCAGCGACGACGCCGACGGCCTGCGGCTGGCCCTGTCGCCGGGCACCGACGCGCTCGCCGTCCTCGACGCCGCCCGCGCCGCGGGCCGGGTCGAGGACTTCGGCCTGGACCTGCCCACCCTGTCCCACCTGTTCCTGCGCGCGGCGGGCCGGGAGGCGTCATGA